The following proteins come from a genomic window of Blastococcus sp. HT6-30:
- a CDS encoding NADP-dependent oxidoreductase: MRAVGVTEFGGPEALHIVDVAPEPLEPGQVRLRVEAAAVSPTDTHARSGAYAERDPVKTPPWVPGMDVAGTVTEVGEGVDHLAVGDPAMGIVVPSGPHGAYREDKVLPGDSVVRAPAGATAVEASTLPMNGLTARLSLDLMGLRPGQVLAVTGAAGAYGGYVVQLAKADGLTVVADASESDEELVRGLGADVVVRRGEDVAARIREQFPQGVDGLADGAVQDAQALPAVRDGGAVATVRGYRGNGERGLRFFPTLVRSVATDRPALDRLRRQVEEGALTLRVARTFPAEQAAEAHRLLEAGGVRGRLVLTF, encoded by the coding sequence ATGCGAGCCGTGGGAGTGACCGAGTTCGGCGGGCCGGAGGCCCTGCACATCGTCGACGTGGCGCCCGAGCCCCTGGAGCCGGGCCAGGTGCGGCTGCGGGTCGAGGCGGCCGCGGTCAGCCCGACCGACACCCACGCCCGCTCCGGCGCCTACGCCGAGCGCGACCCGGTCAAGACCCCGCCGTGGGTCCCCGGCATGGACGTCGCCGGCACCGTCACCGAGGTCGGCGAGGGGGTGGATCACCTCGCCGTCGGCGACCCGGCCATGGGCATCGTCGTCCCGTCCGGCCCGCACGGCGCCTACCGCGAGGACAAGGTGCTGCCCGGCGACTCGGTGGTGCGGGCGCCGGCGGGCGCGACCGCCGTCGAGGCGTCGACGCTGCCGATGAACGGGCTCACCGCCCGGCTCTCGCTGGACCTCATGGGCCTGCGGCCCGGGCAGGTGCTCGCGGTGACCGGCGCGGCGGGTGCCTACGGCGGTTACGTGGTCCAGCTGGCAAAGGCCGACGGGCTCACCGTCGTCGCGGACGCCTCCGAGTCGGACGAGGAGCTCGTCCGCGGCCTGGGCGCCGACGTCGTCGTCCGTCGCGGCGAGGACGTCGCGGCGCGGATCCGCGAGCAGTTCCCCCAGGGCGTGGACGGGCTGGCCGACGGCGCCGTGCAGGACGCGCAGGCGCTGCCCGCCGTCCGGGACGGGGGAGCGGTGGCCACGGTGCGCGGCTACCGGGGGAACGGCGAGCGCGGGCTGCGGTTCTTCCCGACCCTCGTCCGGTCGGTGGCCACCGACCGCCCGGCGCTTGACCGGCTGCGCCGGCAGGTCGAGGAGGGTGCCCTGACCCTGCGGGTCGCGCGCACGTTCCCCGCGGAGCAGGCCGCGGAGGCGCACCGGCTCCTCGAGGCCGGCGGTGTGCGTGGCCGGCTGGTGCTGACCTTCTGA
- a CDS encoding EthD family reductase, with protein sequence MVHRLVVNYGTPDDPAAFDAYYRETHVPLALAQPGLVRLTFGHPTGMDPAQPTPYLVAELDFDSADAMARAMASPEGRAAGADLANFATGGATVVHFEVHTAT encoded by the coding sequence ATGGTGCACAGGCTGGTGGTCAACTACGGGACACCCGACGACCCGGCTGCGTTCGACGCCTACTACCGCGAGACGCACGTCCCGCTCGCGTTGGCGCAGCCCGGCCTGGTGAGGCTGACCTTCGGCCACCCCACCGGCATGGACCCGGCCCAGCCGACGCCCTACCTGGTGGCCGAGCTGGACTTCGACTCCGCCGACGCCATGGCACGGGCCATGGCCTCACCCGAGGGCCGGGCGGCCGGCGCCGACCTCGCCAACTTCGCCACCGGTGGGGCCACCGTCGTCCACTTCGAGGTGCACACCGCCACCTGA